The following are from one region of the Synechococcus sp. CBW1108 genome:
- a CDS encoding DUF3307 domain-containing protein, with protein sequence MDWSLPELVLMLGFAHCLCDFPLQTDKMAIGKCPGCGQVGVAWGYWMASHCGTHALAVALITGMPWLGAAEFVAHFLIDLLKCRKLINLATDQSLHLLCKVSWASCSLALIS encoded by the coding sequence GGTCCCTGCCGGAGCTGGTGCTGATGCTGGGCTTTGCCCATTGCCTCTGCGACTTTCCCCTGCAGACAGACAAGATGGCCATCGGCAAATGCCCCGGCTGCGGCCAGGTGGGTGTGGCCTGGGGCTACTGGATGGCCAGCCACTGCGGTACCCACGCCCTGGCTGTGGCCCTGATTACGGGAATGCCCTGGCTGGGGGCAGCTGAATTTGTAGCCCATTTCCTCATCGACCTACTCAAATGTCGCAAGCTGATCAATCTCGCCACAGACCAAAGCCTCCATCTGCTCTGTAAAGTTAGCTGGGCAAGCTGCAGCCTGGCGCTGATCTCATAA
- a CDS encoding mechanosensitive ion channel family protein, giving the protein MTALGLVILLVALWLICRRTKLAPVPLRLPGLAILIWIVHASLPASIAASENKLWLDLTLHLGQSYAALQLAFWLTLELPAPISWWPHPPKILRDLGALTIGAALTLIVLQRAADINVVGLVTTSAILTAVIGLAAQEALKDLFAGIMLRVDSPFEEGDYLELGDDVNGWVVSLTLLSTRLRHVHGALITLPNSMMWQKNMRRFSPKGPIARELHINLDRELPPNQATELLLKVAESCPSVLKNPAPEAIVYAYHDYANTYELEVWQEDPTDLGYDELRGEVLSQIWYALERIDQRVPYPITEFKRRLGSSGPESPVKFDLEDRIAILAKSPLFGQLTESQLGGISRLTRCIRFGQGEKIIVEGDEGNTLYQIVSGEVAVIKKMQDGELRELARLSAPAIIGEMSVFNEEPRSATIEALGSCVVLEVERDDLRPLLQHEPKVLEMLAAVISQRRAELLKLSSETKLQQEGSLLSKMRMMFLGL; this is encoded by the coding sequence ATGACAGCCCTGGGCTTGGTGATCCTGCTAGTAGCCCTATGGCTGATCTGCAGGCGCACAAAGCTGGCCCCGGTGCCCCTACGCCTACCAGGCCTGGCGATCCTGATCTGGATAGTGCACGCCAGCCTGCCGGCAAGCATTGCAGCGTCGGAGAATAAACTCTGGCTGGATTTAACCCTCCATCTGGGCCAAAGTTATGCGGCCCTGCAACTGGCGTTCTGGCTGACGCTGGAATTACCGGCTCCGATCAGCTGGTGGCCCCATCCGCCCAAGATCCTGCGCGACCTCGGCGCCCTGACCATCGGCGCCGCCCTCACCCTGATCGTGCTGCAGAGAGCGGCCGATATCAACGTGGTCGGCCTGGTGACCACATCAGCCATTTTGACGGCCGTTATCGGCCTGGCGGCCCAGGAGGCTCTAAAAGACTTGTTTGCAGGAATCATGCTGCGGGTCGACAGCCCGTTTGAAGAAGGCGATTACCTCGAGCTCGGCGATGATGTCAACGGTTGGGTAGTTTCCCTGACCCTGCTGAGCACACGCCTGCGCCATGTTCACGGTGCCTTAATAACGCTGCCAAACAGCATGATGTGGCAGAAAAACATGCGGCGCTTTAGCCCCAAAGGGCCGATCGCGCGGGAACTGCACATCAATCTCGACAGGGAACTACCACCGAACCAGGCGACTGAGCTGCTGCTAAAAGTGGCGGAAAGCTGCCCGAGTGTGCTGAAAAACCCAGCGCCGGAAGCAATTGTCTATGCCTATCACGACTACGCCAACACCTACGAACTTGAGGTTTGGCAGGAAGATCCGACCGACTTGGGCTACGACGAACTGAGGGGGGAAGTGCTCAGCCAGATCTGGTATGCCCTCGAGCGCATAGATCAACGGGTGCCCTATCCGATTACGGAATTCAAAAGACGCCTGGGTAGCTCAGGACCGGAGAGCCCTGTCAAATTCGATCTGGAAGATCGCATTGCAATTCTGGCCAAGAGCCCCCTGTTCGGCCAACTTACCGAAAGCCAGCTTGGCGGAATCTCCAGACTGACACGTTGCATCCGATTTGGCCAGGGGGAGAAAATAATCGTAGAAGGCGATGAAGGTAACACCCTCTACCAGATTGTTAGCGGCGAGGTTGCAGTTATAAAGAAAATGCAAGACGGTGAATTGCGCGAGCTTGCCCGCCTCAGCGCCCCGGCAATTATCGGCGAGATGAGTGTTTTCAACGAGGAGCCCCGCAGTGCCACAATTGAAGCATTGGGGTCCTGTGTGGTGCTGGAAGTTGAACGCGACGACCTGCGCCCACTCCTGCAGCATGAGCCGAAAGTGCTGGAGATGCTTGCTGCTGTGATTAGCCAGAGGAGGGCAGAATTACTGAAGCTCAGCTCTGAAACCAAGCTCCAACAGGAGGGCTCCCTGCTCAGCAAGATGCGAATGATGTTCCTGGGCCTATAG
- a CDS encoding chemotaxis protein CheA codes for MALLDESTEELLQEIALELAFVQSGGQSSIAALITSLGKLQQIAAAQGREKALQLSRELGGWLVELEARGTALDAGELEALQQKYQPLEKALYAEANKTEAGFTINLESQDDLELLNEFCNEGKDLLSQVEQGVLVLEEDPAHRETLNQVFRAFHTFKGGAGFLGLEPIKDLAHNLESLLDAARQNSLVIDRHVINLILAGGDALRKFVDGIEQTIRSDNKTAPIIVPTRELIERVRSTLDGNPGEVTVEKPGETSMLASEPPSEPANEAKIIPPIAEINKPIPATAKEIEEPQTKPSPKPKAANLSNFVKIDTQKLDALIDLVGELVIAKSMVVEHPVVAGQQSEELSRELRQLSRIAADLQRNAMSLRMVPIRTTFQKMNRLVRDLANSQNKQICLVTKGEDTELDRNIVEALAEPMIHMLRNSIDHGIEHPAEREGLGKSAAGKIEIEACHQAGGILIRIEDDGRGIDPARVLAKARERGIVDTDFNGNTNEILSLIFEPGFSTAETVTDVSGRGVGMDVVRGSISRLRGRIDVQSVVGKSTTFSIYLPLTLAIIDGMLVGAGNQRFIIPTLSIQESFKPTASMLSTLKGRGQLVNLRGRLIPMISLCQKLKIDSGSADPSEGIILIINSGGQAKGLLVDHLISKQEVVIKPMGETLQSQPVYSGAAIMGDGRVALILDPDALGRSESPRTESPSLSN; via the coding sequence ATGGCCCTGCTGGATGAGTCAACGGAGGAGCTGCTGCAGGAGATTGCCCTTGAGCTCGCCTTTGTTCAATCAGGCGGCCAGAGCAGCATTGCTGCGCTGATCACCTCCCTAGGCAAACTCCAACAAATCGCAGCCGCCCAAGGAAGGGAAAAGGCACTGCAATTAAGCAGGGAACTGGGTGGCTGGCTTGTGGAGCTTGAAGCCCGTGGCACGGCCCTGGATGCAGGGGAACTGGAGGCGCTCCAGCAAAAATACCAGCCCCTTGAGAAGGCACTCTATGCCGAAGCAAACAAAACCGAAGCTGGATTTACAATCAATCTAGAAAGCCAGGACGACCTCGAACTACTCAATGAATTCTGCAACGAAGGCAAAGATCTGCTTTCACAGGTAGAACAAGGTGTGCTGGTTTTAGAAGAGGATCCCGCCCACAGGGAAACCCTAAACCAGGTATTTCGCGCCTTTCACACCTTCAAGGGCGGTGCTGGATTCCTGGGGCTCGAGCCCATCAAAGACCTAGCCCACAACCTGGAATCTCTCCTCGATGCGGCAAGGCAAAATAGTCTTGTCATTGACAGACATGTCATCAACCTGATCCTGGCTGGGGGGGATGCCCTGCGCAAGTTTGTGGATGGGATAGAGCAAACAATCCGTAGCGACAACAAAACGGCCCCAATCATCGTACCGACAAGGGAGCTGATCGAAAGGGTGCGGAGCACCCTCGATGGCAATCCTGGTGAGGTGACGGTCGAAAAGCCCGGCGAAACAAGCATGCTGGCCAGTGAACCGCCCAGTGAGCCCGCCAACGAAGCGAAAATCATTCCACCAATAGCCGAAATCAATAAGCCAATCCCTGCCACAGCCAAGGAAATAGAGGAGCCACAGACAAAGCCGAGCCCAAAACCAAAGGCGGCCAACCTCAGTAACTTTGTCAAGATTGATACCCAGAAGCTCGACGCCCTGATCGACCTGGTGGGGGAACTGGTGATAGCTAAATCGATGGTGGTGGAGCACCCGGTGGTGGCTGGGCAGCAATCGGAGGAGCTCTCGCGGGAACTGAGGCAGCTTTCACGAATTGCCGCCGACCTACAGCGCAATGCAATGTCGTTGCGAATGGTGCCGATCCGAACCACCTTCCAAAAGATGAACCGCCTTGTTCGCGATTTAGCAAATAGCCAAAACAAGCAAATCTGCCTGGTTACCAAGGGCGAAGATACTGAGTTGGATCGCAACATCGTCGAAGCCCTTGCCGAGCCGATGATTCACATGTTGCGCAATTCAATTGACCATGGTATAGAGCACCCCGCCGAGAGAGAAGGCCTGGGCAAGTCAGCTGCAGGAAAGATTGAAATTGAAGCCTGTCACCAGGCCGGTGGCATCTTGATCAGAATTGAAGATGATGGTCGCGGCATTGATCCTGCTCGGGTACTGGCAAAGGCAAGGGAAAGGGGCATTGTCGACACCGATTTCAATGGCAACACCAATGAAATCCTTAGCCTAATCTTCGAACCCGGCTTCTCTACGGCTGAAACAGTTACCGATGTCTCCGGCAGGGGCGTCGGCATGGATGTAGTGAGGGGAAGTATCTCCAGGCTGCGAGGAAGGATCGACGTGCAATCGGTGGTTGGCAAAAGCACAACCTTCAGCATTTATCTACCCCTGACACTGGCCATCATCGACGGTATGCTGGTGGGAGCTGGCAATCAACGCTTTATCATCCCAACCCTTTCGATTCAGGAATCGTTCAAGCCCACAGCAAGCATGCTGTCAACGCTTAAGGGACGGGGACAACTTGTAAATTTACGCGGAAGATTGATACCCATGATCAGTCTTTGCCAAAAGCTAAAAATCGACAGCGGCTCAGCCGACCCCTCCGAAGGCATTATCCTGATCATCAACTCTGGCGGTCAAGCCAAAGGCCTACTGGTAGACCATCTCATTAGTAAACAAGAAGTTGTTATCAAACCGATGGGCGAGACCCTCCAAAGCCAACCCGTTTATTCCGGGGCGGCAATCATGGGAGATGGACGGGTGGCGCTAATCCTCGATCCGGATGCTCTGGGTCGCAGCGAAAGCCCTAGGACAGAATCCCCTAGTTTAAGTAATTAA
- a CDS encoding methyl-accepting chemotaxis protein: protein MNLNVKLLIKANAALLTVALVGEVALLTILTRPMWINQRLYEKIVDHHDLAGDLQPSPFELLGLRGEVARALLSIKNSGQNEPAQIATNPAIRTLAQYYRERVTKFRDRQQLWLENPNFEPDLQNKFRSWTSGVSQEYLNAIGNNLIPALQAGNLKRAAEVDRNLDAIYREHLSGLAGVIGTNKAEIQEHEAEADNGIRAATLWIIFSTLALLGLGYFTLYLMQKVAVTPLSKIAGELGDGADQFIEATSSVANASYEIATGARQVANSSLQMAQGASEQAAAIEETSASLEQMSSMIHSSARNADHAKTLAGEAQASASLGNTSLEAMAVAMGAIEKSSNEVGKIVKSIDEIAFQTNILALNAAVEAARAGEAGSGFAVVAEEVRSLAQRSAAAAHESSQKIEASILSSREGARCLDGVGDSFAKISDKVKHTDSLVSEISLATKEQAQGIEHITTALQEMSKVAQDNLSSIEEMKRAAEQSAGASQQIVGAAEQMRSQAMRQHEITADLKIVIDGTTSSPSSHSKHTHLSQAKPRRVLGTQPQPSSALHQGQSQAESNYDEHFSDY, encoded by the coding sequence ATGAATTTGAATGTCAAGCTTCTAATCAAGGCCAACGCTGCCCTGCTGACCGTGGCCCTAGTAGGCGAGGTCGCACTATTGACCATCCTGACTCGGCCCATGTGGATCAACCAGCGGCTATATGAAAAAATTGTTGACCACCACGACCTAGCAGGAGATCTTCAGCCGTCCCCCTTTGAGCTCCTCGGCCTGCGTGGCGAGGTCGCTCGAGCCCTTCTATCAATCAAAAACTCAGGACAGAATGAGCCTGCCCAGATTGCCACAAACCCGGCAATCAGAACCCTAGCACAGTATTACCGCGAGAGAGTCACTAAGTTCAGAGATCGACAGCAACTCTGGCTTGAAAATCCAAACTTTGAGCCCGATCTGCAGAATAAGTTTCGCAGCTGGACTAGTGGAGTCAGCCAGGAATACCTGAATGCCATCGGCAACAACCTTATCCCCGCCCTACAGGCAGGAAATCTAAAACGGGCTGCAGAAGTCGACCGGAATTTAGATGCTATCTATCGAGAACACCTCTCCGGCCTCGCCGGCGTAATAGGTACTAACAAGGCCGAAATTCAGGAACACGAAGCCGAAGCAGACAATGGCATCAGGGCAGCCACCCTCTGGATAATATTTAGCACCTTGGCCCTACTGGGATTGGGTTATTTCACCCTCTACCTTATGCAAAAAGTTGCCGTAACTCCACTGAGCAAGATTGCAGGCGAGCTGGGCGACGGCGCCGACCAATTCATTGAGGCCACCAGCAGTGTGGCAAACGCGAGCTATGAAATCGCAACCGGGGCCAGGCAGGTGGCAAATTCCAGCCTGCAGATGGCCCAGGGTGCCTCAGAGCAGGCGGCTGCTATTGAAGAAACCAGTGCCTCGCTTGAGCAGATGTCGAGCATGATCCATTCCTCCGCCAGAAATGCCGATCACGCCAAAACCCTGGCGGGCGAAGCCCAGGCAAGCGCCAGCCTGGGTAACACCAGTCTTGAGGCGATGGCGGTAGCCATGGGGGCAATTGAGAAATCTAGCAACGAAGTTGGCAAGATTGTAAAAAGTATCGACGAGATTGCCTTCCAAACCAATATCCTTGCCCTCAACGCAGCCGTAGAGGCGGCACGGGCTGGCGAGGCAGGCTCGGGCTTTGCTGTAGTAGCAGAAGAAGTGCGGTCTTTAGCGCAAAGGAGTGCGGCAGCCGCCCACGAATCCTCCCAGAAGATTGAGGCATCTATATTAAGTAGCAGGGAAGGGGCGCGCTGCCTAGACGGGGTGGGCGATTCCTTCGCCAAAATTAGTGACAAAGTTAAACATACCGATTCCCTTGTATCTGAAATTAGCTTGGCCACTAAAGAGCAAGCCCAAGGCATTGAGCACATCACCACGGCCCTACAGGAAATGAGCAAGGTTGCCCAAGACAACTTGTCTTCAATTGAAGAGATGAAAAGGGCTGCCGAACAAAGCGCAGGCGCCAGTCAGCAGATTGTTGGCGCAGCCGAACAAATGCGCAGCCAAGCCATGAGACAACACGAAATAACGGCAGACTTAAAAATAGTAATTGATGGCACCACCAGCTCCCCATCTAGCCATAGCAAACACACCCACCTAAGCCAAGCCAAGCCGCGCAGGGTTCTGGGGACACAGCCGCAGCCATCATCCGCGCTGCATCAGGGGCAAAGCCAGGCGGAATCAAACTATGATGAGCACTTCAGTGATTACTAA
- a CDS encoding chemotaxis protein CheW: MAIDDIAVYNDLPEAGKFLNFQLGQERYSLAVAEVREIIRLCPITPVPRMPEHFLGVINLRGKIVPVIDLRQRLHLPGSEAKERACIIVVHHHTAASPDQLVGLQVDLVDEVVFIEQSAIEPVPDFCDTVDSKFIQAMAKYKDSVLAILSVAELLKDAGNLQATPALAPEQDQ; the protein is encoded by the coding sequence ATGGCAATAGACGACATAGCCGTATACAACGATCTTCCTGAGGCGGGAAAGTTCCTTAACTTCCAGCTGGGCCAAGAACGCTATAGCCTCGCCGTAGCAGAGGTGCGGGAGATTATTCGGCTTTGCCCGATCACCCCGGTGCCGCGAATGCCTGAACATTTTCTCGGCGTAATTAATCTCCGCGGCAAGATTGTGCCAGTTATTGATTTGCGCCAGCGCCTCCATTTGCCCGGCTCGGAAGCAAAAGAGCGGGCCTGCATTATCGTTGTGCATCACCACACCGCCGCAAGCCCAGACCAATTAGTCGGACTGCAGGTAGACCTAGTAGACGAGGTGGTATTTATTGAACAAAGCGCCATCGAACCCGTACCAGACTTTTGCGACACGGTTGACAGCAAATTCATTCAAGCGATGGCCAAGTATAAAGATTCAGTTCTAGCAATTCTCAGCGTCGCTGAACTTCTCAAAGATGCCGGCAACCTCCAAGCCACTCCCGCCTTGGCACCGGAGCAAGACCAATGA
- a CDS encoding methyl-accepting chemotaxis protein: protein MKLNLKVLIRANAALVTVALVGELIASTILSRTISINSPAYEKIVASKDLIADILPPPNYIIELHYYVTRAMLDASNSENGKTVSGSANISRLSSALPRLQQAYEERLKYWTANKYVTEEERFLLTKDSNTPASSYINLVGSSLLPALTSGNRQTALAVFKELDRLFYEHSEMNAKLVDISNREIINSEQEAAASAQRANQILLLITLLLLASAYTVLYLMQRDFASPLDRIVNDLGKGSGRFLQVSNQIADSSNQLAQGASEQASAIEETSASLEEMSSMIHSSARNADHARTLASESQLSASEGMASMKEMTEAMAAIERSSNEVVKIVKSIDEIAFQTNILALNAAVEAARAGEAGAGFAVVAEEVRSLAQRSAAAANESETKIEASIKSSRQGAQCLTGVGESFSRIGSKVQETHNLVSEIALATKEQSQGIEQVTIAIQEMSKVAQSSAINTEQIASAAEEMRQQASMQQQTAGALRAVIDGSSNELASELDGKNSSAKPEPTGPQDRPDSNLDEHFSNY, encoded by the coding sequence ATGAAGCTCAATCTAAAAGTTCTAATTCGGGCCAATGCTGCCCTGGTAACAGTCGCATTAGTTGGCGAATTAATAGCTAGCACCATTCTCAGCAGAACGATCTCGATCAACAGCCCTGCCTACGAAAAAATTGTTGCCAGCAAAGATTTAATAGCAGACATATTGCCGCCACCAAACTACATTATCGAGCTGCATTATTACGTTACCCGGGCCATGCTGGATGCCAGCAACAGCGAAAATGGGAAGACTGTGTCCGGATCGGCGAATATTTCAAGGCTTAGCAGTGCCCTGCCAAGGCTTCAGCAAGCCTATGAAGAGAGGCTCAAATATTGGACTGCTAACAAGTATGTCACCGAAGAAGAACGATTTTTGCTGACCAAAGACTCAAACACCCCGGCCAGCAGCTACATAAACTTAGTCGGCTCAAGCCTGCTGCCAGCGCTGACTTCAGGCAACAGGCAGACCGCTTTGGCGGTATTTAAGGAGCTAGACAGACTGTTCTATGAGCACAGCGAAATGAATGCTAAGCTGGTCGACATTTCTAACCGGGAAATCATTAACAGCGAGCAGGAAGCCGCCGCCAGCGCCCAGCGGGCAAACCAAATCCTGCTGCTGATCACTCTTCTGCTGCTGGCATCAGCCTATACAGTGCTCTATCTGATGCAAAGGGATTTCGCCAGCCCTTTGGATAGGATTGTCAATGATCTTGGCAAGGGCTCAGGGCGCTTCCTCCAGGTTTCCAATCAGATTGCCGACTCCAGCAATCAGCTGGCCCAGGGCGCAAGTGAGCAGGCCAGTGCCATTGAAGAAACCAGTGCCTCCCTGGAGGAGATGTCAAGCATGATCCACTCCTCAGCCCGCAATGCTGATCACGCTAGAACTTTAGCCAGCGAATCCCAGCTCAGTGCCAGCGAGGGCATGGCCAGCATGAAGGAGATGACCGAAGCCATGGCCGCAATAGAGCGCTCAAGCAATGAGGTTGTCAAAATTGTTAAAAGCATTGATGAGATCGCCTTTCAAACAAACATTCTTGCCCTCAATGCTGCCGTAGAAGCTGCCAGGGCTGGGGAAGCCGGTGCGGGTTTTGCGGTAGTGGCCGAGGAGGTTCGCTCCCTGGCCCAGCGCAGTGCGGCCGCGGCCAACGAATCAGAAACCAAGATCGAGGCATCGATCAAAAGCAGTCGTCAAGGGGCCCAATGTTTAACTGGTGTGGGGGAATCATTCAGCCGAATTGGCAGCAAAGTTCAGGAAACTCACAACCTTGTTTCCGAAATTGCCCTGGCAACCAAAGAGCAATCCCAGGGCATTGAGCAAGTCACTATTGCCATTCAGGAAATGAGCAAAGTGGCCCAATCCAGCGCCATCAATACAGAGCAAATCGCCAGCGCAGCCGAAGAAATGCGCCAGCAAGCATCGATGCAGCAGCAGACCGCTGGAGCGCTGCGTGCGGTGATAGATGGCTCCTCAAACGAGCTGGCCAGTGAGCTGGATGGCAAAAATAGTTCGGCAAAACCAGAACCAACCGGCCCGCAAGATCGGCCAGATTCCAATTTAGATGAGCATTTTAGCAACTACTGA